From Nicotiana tabacum cultivar K326 chromosome 20, ASM71507v2, whole genome shotgun sequence, one genomic window encodes:
- the LOC107768401 gene encoding phosphatidylinositol 4-kinase gamma 7 yields MSPNLDSPVQTQMAVALFKSPLGGGEYHGNSRMEGKSTGRRRVFVQTDTGCVLGMELDRSDNAHTVKRRLQIALNVPTEESSLTFGDVVLKNDLSSVRNDSPLLLTRNFMHRSSSTPCLSPTGRDVQQRDQSGPIEILGNSCVFAKTRLLVKEIVKAIKNGVEPLPVHSGLGGGYFFRNIRGESVAIVKPTDEEPFAPNNPKGFVGKALGQPGLKRSVRVGETGFREVAAYLLDYDHFANVPATALVKITHSIFNVNDGVNGDKPHSKKKLVSKIASFQQFIPHDFDASDHGTSSFPVAAVHRIGILDIRIFNTDRHAGNLLVRKLDGVGRFGQVELIPIDHGLCLPETLEDPYFEWIHWPQASIPFSEDELEYIEKLDPVRDSEMLKSELPMIREACLRVLVLSTIFLKEAATYGLCLAEIGEMMSREFRRGEEEPSELEVVCLEARRMIAEREILSPKAEVDEEEFQFDIDYEDAGYAFSPNMASEDFMTRNPFQFPFGGGNGRTQLFKLDESIEEEESEEEDTSFNYVPAPAKNVSESKLSMSLKNISLGDKKQKHPNFSGTKPENGNLARASSGHRSANEQLPVSSSFLKLADMNEEEWRLFLEKFQELLYPAFDKRKSVTVGQRQIQRLGTSCQF; encoded by the coding sequence ATGTCTCCTAACTTGGACAGTCCTGTTCAGACCCAGATGGCTGTGGCACTATTCAAGAGTCCTCTTGGTGGTGGAGAGTACCATGGAAACAGTAGGATGGAAGGGAAATCTACTGGGAGGAGACGTGTTTTTGTGCAAACTGACACTGGTTGTGTACTGGGGATGGAGTTGGACCGTAGTGACAACGCTCATACTGTGAAGAGGAGGTTGCAGATTGCCCTTAATGTCCCAACTGAGGAGAGTTCTTTGACATTTGGTGATGTGGTGTTGAAGAACGACCTTAGTTCTGTTCGGAATGATTCTCCTCTACTGCTGACGAGGAATTTTATGCATAGAAGTTCATCGACTCCGTGTCTTTCACCTACTGGGAGGGATGTCCAACAGAGAGATCAGAGTGGCCCTATTGAGATACTGGGGAACTCTTGTGTCTTTGCCAAGACAAGACTACTTGTCAAGGAGATTGTGAAGGCTATCAAGAATGGAGTTGAGCCACTTCCCGTCCATAGTGGACTTGGAGGGGGGTACTTCTTTAGAAACATCAGAGGGGAGAGTGTTGCTATTGTCAAGCCAACAGATGAAGAACCATTTGCCCCAAACAATCCTAAAGGCTTTGTTGGCAAAGCTCTTGGACAGCCAGGCTTAAAGCGTTCAGTTCGAGTTGGAGAAACAGGGTTTAGGGAGGTTGCTGCATACCTGCTAGACTATGATCATTTTGCTAATGTGCCGGCCACTGCATTGGTGAAAATCACTCATTCTATTTTTAATGTCAATGATGGTGTTAATGGAGACAAGCCTCATAGCAAGAAGAAACTCGTCAGCAAGATTGCATCTTTTCAACAATTCATCCCTCATGATTTTGATGCCAGCGACCATGGAACCTCAAGCTTCCCCGTTGCTGCTGTTCATCGGATTGGGATATTAGACATCAGGATTTTTAACACAGATAGGCATGCAGGAAATCTTTTAGTTAGGAAGCTTGATGGTGTTGGGAGGTTTGGTCAAGTAGAGTTAATTCCCATTGATCATGGCCTCTGTCTACCAGAAACGTTGGAAGACCCATATTTTGAGTGGATTCATTGGCCTCAGGCATCTATTCCTTTTTCAGAGGATGAACTCGAGTACATAGAGAAACTCGATCCTGTTCGTGACTCTGAGATGCTGAAAAGTGAGCTCCCTATGATTCGCGAAGCTTGCCTTCGTGTCTTGGTCCtgtccaccattttcctcaaGGAAGCTGCTACTTATGGGCTCTGCCTTGCAGAGATTGGTGAGATGATGAGCAGGGAGTTTCGTCGTGGGGAGGAGGAACCCAGCGAGCTTGAAGTAGTTTGTTTGGAGGCAAGAAGGATGATTGCTGAGAGAGAGATTTTATCTCCAAAGGCTGAAGTTGATGAGGAGGAGTTCCAATTTGACATAGATTACGAGGATGCAGGGTATGCTTTTAGTCCAAATATGGCCTCTGAAGACTTCATGACCAGGAACCCATTTCAGTTTCCATTTGGAGGAGGAAATGGCCGCACTCAACTCTTTAAGCTAGACGAAAGCATTGAGGAAGAAGAGAGTGAAGAGGAGGACACAAGCTTTAACTATGTTCCTGCCCCCGCAAAGAATGTGTCCGAGTCAAAACTATCAATGTCCCTCAAGAATATTAGTTTAGGTGACAAGAAGCAGAAGCATCCTAATTTTTCAGGAACAAAGCCAGAAAATGGCAATCTAGCTAGAGCATCATCCGGCCACAGGAGCGCGAATGAGCAGCTCCCTGTGAGTTCCAGCTTTTTGAAGCTAGCAGATATGAATGAGGAAGAATGGCGTctgtttctagagaagttccaAGAACTGCTGTACCCAGCTTTCGACAAGCGCAAATCAGTCACCGTTGGTCAGAGGCAGATACAAAGGCTTGGGACTTCTTGCCAGTTTTGA